A window of Sphingomonas adhaesiva contains these coding sequences:
- a CDS encoding response regulator translates to MMFGRRERTIERLLVVEDEPLVAFDTEHLLTEQGYQVIATVDRVADAVAVLADGAVLDLILVDVNLADGSGVEVARAAHERGTPVMFVTSACPADAQALAIGCLAKPYAQRDLLNAIVAVEQAIAGKPPRRMPSGFRLFAGT, encoded by the coding sequence ATGATGTTCGGGCGCAGGGAACGGACGATCGAGCGACTGCTGGTGGTGGAGGACGAGCCGCTGGTCGCGTTCGATACCGAGCACCTGCTGACCGAGCAGGGGTATCAGGTGATCGCGACGGTCGACCGCGTGGCGGATGCGGTCGCGGTGCTGGCGGACGGCGCGGTGCTGGACCTGATCCTGGTCGACGTGAACCTGGCCGACGGCAGCGGCGTCGAGGTGGCGCGCGCAGCGCACGAGCGGGGCACGCCGGTGATGTTCGTCACCAGCGCCTGCCCGGCGGACGCGCAGGCGCTGGCGATCGGTTGCCTCGCCAAGCCCTATGCGCAGCGCGACCTGCTCAACGCGATCGTCGCGGTGGAGCAGGCGATCGCGGGCAAGCCGCCGCGCCGGATGCCGAGCGGGTTCAGGCTGTTCGCGGGCACCTGA
- a CDS encoding pseudouridine synthase, producing the protein MAETPPQHRIAKLLARAGVASRREVERMIVDGRVAKDGVVLDTPATVLPSLDGVTVDGDPVAAAEPTRLFLFHKPAGVLTAERDFSGRPTIYDRLPKDLPRLVPVGRLDLNTEGLLLLTTDGAFKRQLELPSTGVERTYRARAYGHVTQAHLEELIHGVEVEGVRYGQIDANLERRTGTNVWIEMTLREGKNREVRRVLEYLGLRVSRLIRTRYGPFVLGDLPVGGIGEVRDGDVAAFRQTLKTAPAVRERTPDVDVAATTRRQRSTMPSATRPAGSSRGAATPARAMPPRDPARQTRDTPRPARDPARPVRAPERPARSGAPSARADVRPMRGPAGTAAPARDGNARNDARRSAAPQPPRKTLTPATEPEAPTRREPIKRKAGWAKPKPRTGPAPRGGKRK; encoded by the coding sequence ATGGCCGAAACTCCCCCCCAGCACCGGATCGCCAAACTTCTCGCCCGCGCCGGCGTCGCCTCGCGTCGCGAGGTCGAGCGGATGATCGTCGACGGGCGCGTCGCGAAGGACGGCGTGGTCCTCGACACCCCCGCGACGGTCCTCCCCTCGCTCGACGGCGTCACCGTCGACGGCGATCCGGTCGCCGCCGCGGAGCCGACGCGGCTGTTCCTGTTCCACAAGCCCGCCGGCGTCCTGACCGCGGAGCGCGACTTTTCCGGGCGCCCGACGATCTACGACCGCCTGCCCAAGGACCTGCCGCGGCTGGTCCCGGTCGGCCGGCTCGACCTGAATACGGAGGGGTTGCTGCTGCTGACCACCGACGGTGCGTTCAAGCGTCAGCTGGAGCTGCCCTCGACCGGGGTCGAGCGCACCTATCGCGCACGCGCCTATGGCCATGTGACGCAGGCACATCTGGAGGAATTGATCCACGGCGTGGAGGTGGAGGGCGTTCGCTACGGCCAGATCGACGCCAATCTGGAGCGGCGCACCGGCACCAACGTCTGGATCGAGATGACGCTGCGCGAGGGCAAGAACCGCGAAGTGCGGCGCGTGCTGGAATATCTCGGCCTGCGCGTCAGCCGGCTGATCCGCACGCGCTACGGCCCGTTCGTGCTCGGCGACCTGCCGGTGGGCGGGATCGGCGAGGTCCGCGACGGTGATGTCGCGGCGTTCCGCCAGACGCTGAAGACCGCGCCCGCTGTCCGGGAGCGCACCCCCGACGTCGACGTCGCCGCCACGACGCGGCGTCAGCGCAGCACGATGCCCTCGGCAACGCGCCCCGCCGGATCGTCGCGCGGTGCGGCGACACCCGCGCGCGCCATGCCGCCGCGTGATCCGGCACGGCAGACGCGCGACACGCCGCGGCCCGCGCGTGACCCGGCACGGCCCGTTCGCGCTCCCGAACGGCCCGCCCGCAGCGGCGCGCCATCGGCCCGTGCCGACGTGCGACCGATGCGCGGGCCGGCAGGCACCGCCGCCCCGGCGCGCGACGGCAACGCGCGAAACGATGCGCGCCGGTCCGCCGCGCCGCAACCGCCGCGCAAGACGCTCACCCCGGCGACCGAACCGGAAGCGCCCACCCGGCGGGAGCCGATCAAGCGCAAGGCCGGCTGGGCCAAGCCCAAGCCGCGCACCGGCCCTGCCCCGCGCGGAGGGAAGCGCAAGTGA
- the rsmD gene encoding 16S rRNA (guanine(966)-N(2))-methyltransferase RsmD codes for MRIIAGQWRGRPLAAPKGDTTRPTADRTREALFSMLTSRLGTFDELAVADLFAGSGALGLEALSRGAATCLFVEQDKAALDVLRANVARLGAGGCDVRAISALSLGPARAPLDLVMMDPPYGTGAGAVAADKLARLGWIGPATWVSIETAWNEDVAVDGFVVDADRVYGRARITLLRKEE; via the coding sequence GTGAGGATCATCGCCGGCCAGTGGCGCGGTCGACCGCTCGCCGCGCCGAAGGGCGACACCACCCGCCCCACCGCCGACCGCACGCGCGAGGCGCTGTTCTCGATGCTGACCAGCCGGCTGGGCACCTTCGACGAACTGGCGGTGGCGGATCTCTTCGCGGGCTCCGGCGCGCTGGGGCTGGAGGCGCTGTCGCGCGGCGCCGCGACCTGCCTGTTCGTGGAGCAGGACAAGGCAGCGCTCGACGTGCTGCGCGCCAATGTCGCCAGGCTGGGCGCGGGTGGCTGCGACGTGCGCGCCATTTCCGCACTGTCGCTCGGGCCGGCGCGCGCACCGCTCGACCTCGTCATGATGGACCCGCCCTATGGCACCGGCGCGGGCGCGGTGGCGGCGGACAAGCTCGCGCGGCTCGGCTGGATCGGACCCGCCACCTGGGTGTCGATCGAGACGGCGTGGAACGAGGATGTCGCGGTCGACGGCTTCGTCGTCGACGCCGACCGGGTCTATGGGCGAGCGCGGATCACGCTGCTGCGGAAGGAAGAATGA
- a CDS encoding MFS transporter, which produces MSTTAALPASHRRILLASLVGTSVEFYDFYIYATAASLVFGPLFFPADTPSTQLLASYASLAVAFLARPVGAWAFGHYGDRIGRKSTLVASLMLMGGSTLAIAFLPTFATAGYLAPLLLCLLRFGQGFGLGGEWGGAALLAVENAPPGYRGRYGMVPQLGAPVGFIAANGLFLILGSAMSPGDFMAWGWRIPFLLSVVLVGLGLWVRLKIAETPAFAQVLEEGPPPAVPMGELLRHHWRAAIGGTLGAVACFAVYYLATAFALGYAVTNLGIGRQTMLALQLGAILFMAVGIALSGVWADRTSAAHVLKWGCAGAVVAGFALAPGLGSGSIPVIFAALAFALFVMGFVYGPLGAWLPGLFPARVRYTGVSLAFNMAGIIGGGLTPVAAQALAERGGLTLVGGYLAVMSLTSLGALLLMKTRPVADAVPVEGS; this is translated from the coding sequence ATGTCGACGACTGCCGCGCTGCCCGCCTCCCATCGCCGTATCCTGCTCGCCAGCCTGGTGGGGACGTCGGTCGAGTTCTACGATTTCTACATCTACGCCACCGCGGCATCGCTGGTGTTCGGGCCGCTGTTCTTTCCGGCGGATACGCCGTCGACGCAGTTGCTGGCGTCCTACGCCAGCCTGGCGGTGGCCTTCCTCGCGCGGCCGGTGGGGGCGTGGGCGTTCGGCCATTACGGCGACCGCATCGGGCGGAAGTCGACGCTGGTCGCCAGCCTGATGCTGATGGGCGGATCGACGCTCGCCATCGCGTTCCTGCCGACCTTCGCCACGGCGGGCTATCTGGCGCCGCTGCTTTTGTGCCTGTTGCGCTTCGGTCAGGGGTTCGGGCTGGGCGGCGAATGGGGCGGCGCGGCGCTGCTGGCGGTGGAGAATGCGCCGCCGGGCTATCGCGGACGCTATGGGATGGTGCCGCAGTTGGGCGCTCCGGTGGGGTTCATCGCGGCGAACGGCCTGTTCCTGATCCTGGGCAGCGCGATGTCGCCGGGCGATTTCATGGCCTGGGGCTGGCGCATCCCGTTCCTGCTGTCGGTGGTGCTCGTCGGGCTGGGGTTGTGGGTGCGGCTGAAGATCGCGGAGACGCCCGCCTTCGCGCAGGTGCTGGAGGAGGGGCCGCCGCCGGCGGTGCCGATGGGCGAGCTGCTGCGCCACCACTGGCGCGCCGCGATCGGTGGGACGCTGGGCGCGGTGGCGTGCTTCGCGGTCTATTATCTCGCGACCGCGTTCGCGCTGGGATATGCGGTCACCAACCTGGGGATCGGGCGGCAGACGATGCTGGCGCTGCAACTGGGGGCGATCCTGTTCATGGCGGTCGGCATCGCGCTGTCGGGCGTGTGGGCGGACCGGACGAGCGCGGCGCATGTGCTGAAATGGGGCTGCGCCGGTGCCGTGGTCGCGGGGTTCGCGCTGGCGCCGGGGCTGGGATCGGGATCGATTCCGGTGATCTTCGCCGCGCTGGCGTTCGCGCTGTTCGTGATGGGGTTCGTCTACGGTCCGCTGGGCGCGTGGCTGCCGGGGCTGTTCCCGGCGCGGGTGCGCTACACCGGCGTCAGTCTGGCGTTCAACATGGCGGGGATCATCGGCGGCGGGCTGACCCCGGTCGCGGCGCAGGCGCTGGCGGAGCGTGGCGGATTGACGCTGGTGGGGGGCTATCTGGCGGTGATGTCGCTCACCAGCCTGGGGGCGCTGCTGCTGATGAAGACGCGGCCGGTCGCCGACGCGGTGCCGGTGGAGGGGTCGTAG
- a CDS encoding inorganic phosphate transporter — translation MTADVLAAIPSEPSAAARRFDSPPNPVARWVFIAVVALGFGFAVGSVISDVRQVGEQMAGGVFLFLALALVIALGFEFVNGFHDTANAVATVIYTNAMPAHFAVVWSGFFNFLGVMLSSGAVAYSIVTLLPVNLILNVGSGAGFAMIFALLLAAVLWNLATWYVGLPNSSSHTLIGSVLGVGLANQLINSASGGAAGVDWSQATKVLSGLLMAPVIGFCAAALLLVVLRIVTRNPRLTQAPKGDTPPPRGIRALLIFTCTAVSFSHGSNDGQKGMGLIMLILIGCAPTAYALNRTLPASQTPAFVASAEAAAGVLRRHGAIDMPLPAARDTLAKALEQRATTTPAAYSAVVAVSGEVSRQVAGYGAFSRVPAAAAPNIRNDMYLVLEATRAIAKAPSAHLSDAEQSTLQAYRGKLEAGTRFIPLWVKVAVALALGLGTMVGWKRIVVTVGEKIGKQHMTYAMGASAELVAAGTILAADRFGLPVSTTHILSSGVAGASVASGHGLQRRTIVQLAAAWIMTLPVAMLLSGLLYWALLTLVRAGGF, via the coding sequence ATGACAGCTGATGTCCTTGCGGCGATTCCTTCGGAGCCGTCCGCCGCCGCCCGCCGGTTCGATTCGCCCCCGAATCCGGTGGCGCGCTGGGTCTTCATCGCCGTGGTCGCGCTCGGCTTCGGCTTCGCGGTGGGCAGCGTCATCAGCGACGTGCGCCAGGTGGGCGAGCAGATGGCGGGCGGGGTGTTCCTGTTCCTCGCGCTCGCGCTGGTGATTGCGCTCGGCTTCGAGTTCGTGAACGGCTTTCACGATACCGCCAATGCGGTGGCGACGGTGATCTACACCAACGCCATGCCCGCGCATTTCGCGGTCGTGTGGTCGGGGTTCTTCAACTTCCTGGGCGTGATGCTGTCGTCGGGCGCGGTCGCCTATTCGATCGTCACGCTGCTGCCGGTGAACCTGATCCTGAACGTCGGATCGGGCGCGGGCTTCGCGATGATCTTCGCGCTGCTGCTGGCGGCGGTGCTGTGGAACCTGGCCACCTGGTACGTCGGGCTGCCCAACAGCTCCAGCCACACGCTGATCGGATCGGTGCTGGGCGTCGGCCTCGCCAACCAGCTCATCAACAGCGCGAGCGGCGGTGCGGCGGGCGTCGACTGGAGCCAGGCGACGAAGGTGCTGTCGGGGCTGCTGATGGCGCCGGTGATCGGTTTCTGCGCCGCCGCGCTGCTGCTGGTCGTGCTGCGTATCGTCACCCGCAATCCCAGGCTGACGCAGGCGCCGAAGGGCGATACGCCGCCGCCCAGGGGTATCCGGGCGCTGCTGATCTTCACGTGCACCGCGGTGTCGTTCAGCCACGGGTCGAACGACGGGCAGAAGGGCATGGGCCTCATCATGCTGATCCTGATCGGCTGCGCGCCCACCGCCTATGCGCTCAACCGCACGCTGCCGGCCAGCCAGACGCCCGCCTTCGTCGCGAGCGCGGAGGCGGCGGCGGGCGTGCTGCGCCGCCACGGGGCGATCGACATGCCGCTGCCCGCGGCGCGCGACACGCTGGCGAAGGCGTTGGAGCAGCGCGCCACGACGACGCCCGCCGCCTATAGCGCGGTGGTGGCGGTATCGGGCGAGGTGTCGCGACAGGTCGCGGGCTATGGCGCGTTCAGCCGGGTGCCGGCGGCGGCCGCGCCCAACATCCGCAACGACATGTATCTGGTGCTGGAGGCGACCCGCGCGATCGCCAAGGCACCGTCGGCGCACCTGAGCGATGCCGAGCAGTCGACGCTACAGGCCTATCGCGGCAAGCTGGAGGCCGGCACGCGGTTCATTCCGCTGTGGGTCAAGGTCGCGGTCGCGCTGGCGCTGGGGCTGGGAACGATGGTCGGCTGGAAGCGGATCGTCGTCACCGTGGGCGAGAAGATCGGCAAGCAGCACATGACCTATGCCATGGGCGCCTCCGCCGAACTGGTGGCGGCGGGCACGATCCTGGCCGCGGACCGCTTCGGCCTGCCGGTGTCGACGACGCATATCCTGTCGTCGGGCGTGGCGGGCGCGTCGGTGGCGAGCGGGCACGGCTTGCAGCGCCGCACCATCGTCCAGCTGGCGGCGGCGTGGATCATGACGCTGCCGGTGGCGATGCTGCTGTCCGGGCTGCTTTACTGGGCGCTGCTGACGCTGGTGCGCGCCGGCGGGTTCTGA
- a CDS encoding nuclear transport factor 2 family protein: protein MTDPIAAWHDYMHAPSADTLAALLAEDVVFHSPAVHTPQVGKAVTMKYLSAAAEVLGGDDFTYVGEWRAERSAVLEFTCTIGDAIKVDGVDIIGWDEDGRIVSFKVMIRPMKALNTVVPLMAAALAR from the coding sequence GTGACCGATCCGATCGCCGCGTGGCACGATTACATGCACGCGCCGTCCGCCGACACGCTCGCGGCGCTGCTGGCCGAGGACGTCGTCTTCCACAGCCCGGCGGTCCATACGCCGCAGGTCGGCAAGGCCGTGACGATGAAATATCTCTCCGCCGCGGCCGAAGTGCTGGGCGGCGACGATTTCACCTACGTCGGCGAATGGCGCGCGGAGCGCTCGGCGGTGCTGGAGTTCACCTGCACGATCGGCGACGCGATCAAGGTGGACGGCGTGGACATCATCGGCTGGGACGAGGACGGACGGATCGTCTCGTTCAAGGTGATGATCCGTCCGATGAAGGCGCTGAACACGGTCGTGCCGCTGATGGCGGCGGCGCTGGCGCGCTGA
- a CDS encoding GFA family protein: MAITGGCHCGAVRYTAQGTAEHHALCHCGDCRRWSGAPLAGWIAFREADVTIEGEPAAYASSPGATRHFCAACGTGLFYRNEQVLPGLIDIQSGTLDAPQDHAPGAHIMVKERLPWMRDIATLPEFATYPGMEA; this comes from the coding sequence ATGGCGATCACGGGCGGGTGCCATTGCGGGGCGGTGCGCTACACCGCGCAGGGTACCGCGGAGCATCATGCGCTGTGCCATTGCGGCGACTGCCGACGCTGGTCGGGAGCGCCGCTGGCGGGGTGGATCGCGTTCCGCGAGGCGGACGTGACGATCGAGGGCGAGCCCGCGGCCTACGCTTCGTCCCCGGGCGCGACGCGGCATTTCTGCGCGGCGTGCGGAACGGGGCTGTTCTATCGCAACGAGCAGGTGCTGCCGGGGCTGATCGATATCCAGTCCGGCACGCTCGACGCGCCGCAGGATCATGCGCCGGGCGCGCATATCATGGTGAAGGAGCGGTTGCCGTGGATGCGGGACATCGCCACCCTGCCGGAATTCGCGACCTATCCGGGGATGGAGGCGTGA
- a CDS encoding ATP-dependent helicase: protein MNDVIDPPYLASLNPPQRQAVLTTDGPVLVLAGAGTGKTAALTARLAHLLYTRKAYPSEILSVTFTNKAAREMRERVGRLVGDMVEGMPWLGTFHAIGAKMLRRHAELVGLQSNFTILDTDDQLRLLKQLVIAADIDEKRFPARSLAGLIDEWKNKGLTPREIDAGESERYANGRGGELYQLYQERLRAVNACDFGDLLLHMLTILKTERAVLEQYQQRFRYIMVDEYQDTNSVQYLWLRLLAQERRNICCVGDDDQSIYSWRGAQVENILKFEKDFPGATVIRLEQNYRSTPHILAAASGVIANNGGRLGKELWTELDAGEKVRVLGVWDGPEEARRVGDEIEAAQRSGTSLDDVAILVRAQHQTREFEDRFIAIGLPYKIVGGFRFYERAEIRDALAYLRVVNQPADDLAFERIVNTPKRGLGDKAIARLHQLARGQDMPMSIAAARILDTDELTPQARKSLGRFVGDIARWRDMARDLPHAELARQILDESGYTAMWQAEKSAEAAGRLENLSELVRAMEEYDSLGAFLEHVSLVMDNDATREDPKVTIMTIHAAKGLEFGTVFLVGWEEGIFPSQRAIDEGGTRALEEERRLAYVAITRARRRATILHAANRRIYGQWTSSIPSRFVGELPPAHVESETSMSGGESLWRANWSEHADPFANVARGAGRGPGWQRAAGTLGSAGGSKPGGEWTSRTFTKEPVRVVESRASAVSLGNKGRSDLSTGQRVFHQKFGYGTIAEIEGNKLEIDFEQAGRKRVMDSFVTTP from the coding sequence GTGAACGACGTTATCGACCCGCCCTATCTCGCCAGCCTGAACCCGCCGCAGCGCCAGGCGGTGCTGACCACCGACGGCCCCGTCCTCGTGCTCGCCGGCGCCGGCACCGGCAAGACCGCGGCGCTGACCGCGCGCCTCGCGCACCTGCTCTACACCCGCAAGGCCTATCCGTCGGAGATCCTGAGCGTCACCTTCACCAACAAGGCCGCGCGCGAGATGCGCGAGCGGGTCGGGCGGCTGGTCGGCGACATGGTGGAGGGGATGCCGTGGCTCGGCACCTTCCACGCCATCGGGGCGAAGATGCTGCGCCGCCATGCCGAGCTGGTGGGTTTGCAGAGCAATTTCACGATCCTCGACACCGACGATCAGCTGCGCCTGCTCAAGCAGCTGGTGATCGCCGCGGACATCGACGAGAAGCGCTTCCCCGCGCGCAGCCTCGCCGGGCTGATCGACGAGTGGAAGAACAAGGGGCTGACCCCGCGCGAGATCGATGCGGGCGAGAGCGAGCGCTACGCCAACGGCCGCGGCGGCGAGCTGTACCAGCTTTATCAGGAGCGGTTGAGGGCGGTGAACGCCTGCGACTTCGGCGACCTGCTGCTCCACATGCTCACCATCCTGAAGACCGAGCGCGCGGTGCTGGAGCAGTATCAGCAGCGCTTCCGCTACATCATGGTCGACGAGTATCAGGACACCAATTCGGTCCAGTACCTGTGGCTGCGGCTGCTGGCGCAGGAGCGGCGCAACATCTGCTGCGTCGGCGACGACGACCAGTCGATCTATTCCTGGCGCGGCGCGCAGGTCGAGAATATCCTGAAGTTCGAGAAGGACTTCCCCGGCGCCACCGTCATCCGGCTGGAGCAGAACTACCGCTCCACCCCGCACATCCTCGCCGCCGCCTCGGGCGTGATCGCGAACAACGGCGGGCGGCTGGGCAAGGAATTGTGGACCGAGCTCGACGCGGGCGAGAAGGTGCGCGTGCTCGGCGTCTGGGACGGGCCCGAGGAGGCGCGGCGCGTCGGCGACGAGATCGAGGCGGCGCAGCGCAGCGGCACCAGCCTCGACGACGTCGCCATCCTCGTCCGCGCGCAACACCAGACCCGCGAGTTCGAGGATCGCTTCATCGCGATCGGCCTGCCCTACAAGATCGTCGGCGGTTTCCGCTTCTACGAACGCGCCGAGATCCGCGATGCGCTGGCGTACCTTCGCGTCGTCAACCAGCCCGCCGACGACCTCGCGTTCGAGCGCATCGTCAATACGCCCAAGCGCGGGCTCGGCGACAAGGCGATCGCGCGGCTGCACCAGCTGGCGCGTGGACAGGATATGCCGATGTCGATCGCCGCGGCGCGCATCCTCGACACCGACGAACTGACGCCGCAGGCGCGCAAGTCGCTCGGTCGCTTCGTCGGCGACATCGCGCGCTGGCGCGACATGGCGCGTGACCTGCCGCATGCCGAGCTGGCGCGGCAGATCCTCGACGAGAGCGGCTATACCGCGATGTGGCAGGCGGAGAAGTCGGCCGAGGCCGCGGGGCGGCTGGAGAACCTCTCCGAGCTGGTGCGCGCGATGGAGGAATATGACAGCCTCGGCGCATTCCTGGAACATGTCAGCCTCGTCATGGACAATGACGCCACGCGCGAGGATCCGAAGGTCACGATCATGACGATCCATGCCGCCAAGGGGCTGGAATTCGGCACCGTGTTCCTGGTCGGATGGGAGGAAGGCATCTTCCCGTCGCAGCGCGCGATCGATGAGGGGGGCACGCGCGCGCTGGAGGAGGAACGCCGCCTCGCCTATGTCGCGATCACCCGCGCCCGCCGCCGCGCGACGATCCTCCACGCCGCCAACCGCCGCATCTACGGCCAGTGGACCTCCTCGATCCCGTCGCGCTTCGTCGGCGAATTGCCGCCCGCCCATGTCGAGAGCGAGACGAGCATGTCGGGCGGCGAGAGCCTGTGGCGCGCCAACTGGTCGGAGCATGCCGATCCCTTCGCCAATGTCGCGCGCGGCGCGGGGCGCGGGCCCGGGTGGCAGCGCGCCGCGGGGACGCTCGGCAGCGCGGGGGGCAGCAAGCCCGGCGGCGAATGGACCAGCCGCACCTTCACGAAGGAGCCTGTCCGTGTGGTCGAGAGCCGCGCCTCCGCGGTCAGCCTGGGCAACAAGGGGCGCAGCGACCTGTCGACCGGCCAACGCGTGTTCCACCAGAAGTTCGGCTACGGCACGATCGCGGAGATCGAGGGCAACAAGCTCGAGATCGACTTCGAACAGGCCGGGCGCAAGCGCGTGATGGACAGTTTCGTCACCACCCCGTGA
- a CDS encoding IS630 family transposase, with product MRASGGRCAGWGCGTKKRTIFAAEQDRPDVAVAREVWRAAQAGLDFTSLVFVDETGTTTSMTRLRGWGRKGKPLLGKAPHGHWMTSTFVAGLRHDGIAAPMLIDTPMTGRIFQQWLTDHLIPELPPGSIVVCDNLAAHKVDGVRQCLEDAGMGLLYLPAYSPDFNPIEQAFAKIKALLRKAAPRSFDAIVTALKHILKRFRPAECANYLRHSGYVQT from the coding sequence ATGCGAGCGTCTGGCGGACGGTGCGCAGGCTGGGGCTGCGGCACAAAAAAAAGGACCATCTTCGCGGCTGAGCAGGACCGGCCGGACGTCGCGGTCGCGCGCGAGGTCTGGCGTGCCGCACAGGCCGGACTGGACTTCACGTCGCTGGTCTTCGTCGACGAGACAGGGACGACCACCAGCATGACCCGGCTGCGCGGCTGGGGCCGGAAGGGCAAGCCGCTGCTCGGCAAGGCACCCCACGGGCACTGGATGACCTCGACCTTCGTCGCCGGCCTGCGCCACGACGGCATCGCCGCGCCGATGCTGATCGACACGCCGATGACCGGCCGCATCTTCCAGCAATGGCTGACCGATCACCTCATCCCCGAACTGCCGCCCGGCAGCATCGTGGTCTGCGACAACCTGGCGGCCCACAAGGTCGACGGCGTCCGGCAGTGTCTCGAGGATGCAGGCATGGGCCTGCTCTACCTTCCAGCCTACAGCCCCGACTTCAACCCGATCGAGCAGGCCTTCGCCAAGATCAAGGCGCTGCTCCGAAAGGCCGCCCCGCGCTCCTTCGACGCCATCGTCACAGCCCTCAAGCACATCCTCAAACGCTTCAGACCCGCCGAATGCGCAAACTACCTCCGACACTCAGGCTACGTGCAAACATGA